GACTAACACGATGCCAAGCAAGGCCGCCGCGAGTTGAAAGATGCGCTTTCGCACAGGTCACTTCCCATCCTCGGGAGAGGATTCACGAACTGAATTGAATCGCCCCTGGTGCTATTAATCCTACGCATGCGGCGCAATCTCGGATGAAATCTAACGAAACCGATGGAAACTAACCCGAGTGGGTCATTGGTCGCCATGCGGCGAGAGATTTCGTTTTGGAAAGATTGCCGGAACGCGGCTGGTGAGCTACGTGCGTCCAGGTCGGGAGATACTCGGCGCGAACAAGAGCGAGCATCAGTTGCCGCGAATGAGCGGGAACTTGCCACGTGCATAACTCGCATTATGCGCAAGTAAGCACTGCATAATTCGACAACGCCGTCTGAAACTAGCGAACCTTGGACGCGGCGCGCTTGGCCTGTTTGCGGGCCTTTTGTTCCGCTTTGGATTTGCCGGTGGTTTTCTTCTCGGGCGTGGGGACATCCTTGCTGGGGAGCCACCGCGCCAGGTCCGAAATCACGGCCGCGTTGTTCGGGTCGCTGGCCACGTTCTTCCATTCCAGCGGATCGGCAACTTCGTCGTACAACTCCTGATCGCCGTTGGCATAGCGGATGTAACGCCACCGCTCGCTCCGCACGGCGTGGTTCTTGTAGCCATGAGTCGTGAGCGCCGGTTGATCCCACGGCGCGTTCGGGTCGGCAAGCAGCGACTTGATGCTCACGCCTTCAACGTGCGACGGAATATCCAGGCCGCACAGTTCGCAAAGCGTGGGATAGATCGACATGAAGTCGACGGTTCGTGGCGAGGTGCCGTTGGGCTTGGTCACGCCGGGGGCCACCAAGAACAGCGGCGCTCGGGTCGCTTCTTCCCAGAGGGCGAACTTGCGCCAGTGTTGCTTCTCGCCCAGGTGCCAGCCGTGGTCGCCCCAGAAGACAACGATTGTGTTGTCGCGGAGCGGGCTCTTGTCAAAGCCAGCCATCAGCCGGCCAATCATCGCGTCGCAAAATGCCCCGGCCGCCAGGTAGCCGCGAACGGCTTCTTTCCAACGCCCCGACTTGAGCACTTGGGCATGGTCTCCTTCGGGGCGGGCCATTTTCACGCCCGCCGGCGGAATGTCGTCCAGGTCGCTTTCGAGCACTTCGGGGGGCTTGATCGAATCGAGCGGAAACATGTCGTAGTACTTGCGCGGCACGTTCCAGGCCATGTGCGGCTTGTGCAGGCCGCACGCCAAAAACAGCGGCTTGTCGTGAGGCTTGTTCAGTTGCTCGATGCAGTAGCTGACCGTGTGATAGTCGTGCAGGTCTTCATCGGCCTCGTCGACCGGCGCAAAGCGAATGCCGCCGACGCCGTCGTTTTCGCCGCGTCCCGGCGGGGCGTCCTTGCCAGCAGGTTTGGCGTACTCGTCCCACTGGCCGAACTGGTCGCCGTCGCCGTGATAGATTTTGCCGGCACCGACGACGTGATAGCCGTTGTTGTGAAAGTGCGTGTTCAGTGCCGTGACATCGTTGGCGACCGTGGTGCGACGATTGATCTCGTTGCTATAGACGCCGCTCGACGAGCTGCGCAAGCCAGTCATCAATGCCGTCCGCGAAGGATTGCAAACCGGCGACGCGCAATACGCGCGTTGAAAGTTCACGCCGCGCGCGGCCAGCGCATCGATGTTCGGCGTGAGGGCCTGGGGATGCCCGCCCAGACAGCCGACCCAGTCGTTCAAATCATCGACCGCGATGAACAGCACGTTCGGCTTTTCGGCCGCGGCCACGTAGTTGGCGCCGATAATGAGCGAGGCGAGCGTCAGGCACGAATGCGTGATGAAAGAAAGCCGCATGGGGAGATCCTTCAAATAATGCCGGCGAGATAGGGGCACGCGCACGCCGAGTCCTTCGATTAAGACGCGCAAAGCCCCTGCTTTATTGCGACGAGGCGGCACCAGAGGTTCGCTAGGCAAAAAAAGAATGCGCCTGCGAGAACCGCAATACGCACACGATATTTCGCGACGAACGCACCGTTTTCCCGCATTTGCTGGCATGCCTGCGACGGTGGCGATTCAAGTTGACGGCGGCGATCGGCCGATGATCGTTGGCCCGCGGAATTTGGCCCCTTGTCGGGTGACCGAAAGCCGCTAAATTGATGATCTGTCGCGGGGCGACGCGGCGAGACCTGGCAGCAAGCTGCCGAATCGGGCTCGACCGCATTGCGAAGAATCGCGTGCAAACGCGATGATTTGTGCGAAACAAGAAAAAGTTTCGCACCCTGTTTGACAGGTTTGGGACGAACGGCTATTATCCCTTGTTCGCGACCAAACGGCTTTCCTGCCCGAGTGTAGCACTGGGCTGGCGAACTGATTGGATGGTCAAAGGCCTCACTCCGAGCTGCTAAATTCGCAGCAATCTGAGTGCGGCCTCTGCCTATCCGGCAGCTCTGCCCAGTGCAGCAGGAAAGCCAGCGCGTTCAATTGGCGACAGCAATGCTGCCGGCAGTTGAGCACGCTGGTTTTTTTGTTCTTTGACAATTCGGTTGAAGCAAGAGTGGCATATTTATTGAAATAGCCGATGTGGCTTCCTGGCCGCAAGTCAGGGGGCTGTAGAGGCTGTTTTCACGGCACTTAGCAACACATTGCACAATCGATGCGAGGGATTCCCATTTCTCGTGATCGACGTGCAATAGCGGAAGATTGATAGATCGTTGCTCGGTTGGCGTGCGGTGTTTCGCGGCGAGCGCAAGCTCAAGGTGAAATGCGGTGCGGCAATCGATGTAGCTCAAACAT
Above is a genomic segment from Planctomycetota bacterium containing:
- a CDS encoding sulfatase, which encodes MRLSFITHSCLTLASLIIGANYVAAAEKPNVLFIAVDDLNDWVGCLGGHPQALTPNIDALAARGVNFQRAYCASPVCNPSRTALMTGLRSSSSGVYSNEINRRTTVANDVTALNTHFHNNGYHVVGAGKIYHGDGDQFGQWDEYAKPAGKDAPPGRGENDGVGGIRFAPVDEADEDLHDYHTVSYCIEQLNKPHDKPLFLACGLHKPHMAWNVPRKYYDMFPLDSIKPPEVLESDLDDIPPAGVKMARPEGDHAQVLKSGRWKEAVRGYLAAGAFCDAMIGRLMAGFDKSPLRDNTIVVFWGDHGWHLGEKQHWRKFALWEEATRAPLFLVAPGVTKPNGTSPRTVDFMSIYPTLCELCGLDIPSHVEGVSIKSLLADPNAPWDQPALTTHGYKNHAVRSERWRYIRYANGDQELYDEVADPLEWKNVASDPNNAAVISDLARWLPSKDVPTPEKKTTGKSKAEQKARKQAKRAASKVR